A window from Musa acuminata AAA Group cultivar baxijiao chromosome BXJ3-10, Cavendish_Baxijiao_AAA, whole genome shotgun sequence encodes these proteins:
- the LOC135650652 gene encoding VQ motif-containing protein 4-like, producing MDRMEHHARPQETIGSSSGNYSCNDGTPPPPPAAPPASSPSPVPPPLISKPNPKPCDANPCPTTFVHADTTSFKQVVQMLTGSAETAAAAAAANPTAPKVPVAPAAKATGPKRPVFKLYERRNSLKNLKSLNPLIPTFLNSSTNSPVGAAGFSPRKQPEILSPSMLDFPSLVLSPVTPLIPDPFNRPPHPSSEAAKWAEDRAIAGKGFYLHPSPRATAETETPRLLPLFPVTSPKVSSDLSLATPQSSS from the coding sequence ATGGATCGAATGGAGCACCATGCAAGACCCCAAGAAACCATTGGCAGTAGCAGCGGTAATTACAGCTGCAACGAtggaacaccaccaccaccaccagcagctCCGCCGGCATCGTCACCATCACCGGTTCCGCCACCTCTGATTTCCAAACCCAATCCGAAGCCTTGCGATGCGAATCCGTGCCCGACGACCTTCGTCCACGCCGACACCACCTCCTTCAAGCAAGTCGTCCAAATGCTCACGGGCTCTGCCGAGACCGCCGCCGCTGCAGCCGCCGCGAACCCCACAGCCCCGAAAGTACCGGTGGCTCCGGCAGCCAAGGCTACCGGCCCCAAAAGGCCTGTTTTTAAGCTCTACGAGCGGCGGAACAGCCTCAAAAACCTCAAGAGTCTGAACCCTCTTATTCCGACATTCCTCAACTCCAGCACCAATTCCCCTGTTGGCGCCGCCGGCTTCTCTCCCCGGAAGCAGCCGGAGATCTTGTCGCCCAGCATGCTGGACTTCCCTTCGCTCGTGCTTAGTCCGGTGACGCCTCTGATCCCCGACCCTTTCAACCGGCCGCCGCACCCGAGTTCAGAGGCTGCTAAGTGGGCGGAAGACCGGGCGATCGCCGGAAAGGGATTCTACCTGCATCCATCGCCGCGGGCCACTGCCGAAACAGAGACACCACGGCTGCTGCCGTTGTTCCCGGTGACGTCTCCCAAGGTCTCTTCTGACCTGTCTCTAGCGACACCTCAATCTTCTTCTTGA